In Micromonospora sp. NBC_01813, the following are encoded in one genomic region:
- the whiA gene encoding DNA-binding protein WhiA: MAMTAAVKDELSRVDVPKPCCRRAEMAALLRFSGGLHIVAGRVVVEAELDTNAVARRLRREVADVYGYPSEIHVLSPSGLRKGNHFIIRVVKDGESLARQTGLLDVRGRPVRGLPPHLVSANVCCAVSAWRGAFMSHGSLTEPGRSSALEITCPGPESALALVGAARRLGITAKAREVRGVDRVVVKDGDAIAALLTRVGAHSSVLTWEERRVRREVRATANRLANFDDANLRRSARAAVAAAARVTRALEILADDAPRHLTSAGRLRLEHRQASLEELGALADPPLTKDAIAGRIRRLLALADKRAHDLGIPDTEDAVTAEMLVG, from the coding sequence AGCTCAGCCGGGTCGACGTACCCAAGCCGTGTTGCCGGCGCGCCGAGATGGCGGCGCTGCTGCGCTTCTCCGGCGGGCTGCACATCGTCGCCGGCCGGGTCGTCGTGGAAGCGGAACTGGACACCAACGCGGTGGCCCGCCGGCTGCGGCGTGAGGTGGCCGACGTGTACGGCTACCCCAGCGAGATCCACGTGCTCAGCCCGAGTGGGCTGCGCAAGGGCAACCACTTCATCATCCGGGTGGTCAAGGACGGTGAGTCGTTGGCCCGCCAGACCGGGCTGTTGGACGTCCGCGGTCGCCCGGTCCGGGGCCTGCCCCCGCACCTGGTGTCGGCGAACGTCTGCTGCGCGGTGTCGGCGTGGCGCGGTGCGTTCATGTCGCACGGCTCGCTGACCGAGCCCGGCCGGTCGAGCGCGTTGGAGATCACCTGCCCGGGACCGGAGTCGGCTCTGGCGCTGGTCGGCGCCGCCCGCCGGCTCGGCATCACCGCCAAGGCGCGTGAGGTGCGTGGCGTCGACCGGGTCGTGGTCAAGGACGGCGACGCGATCGCCGCGCTGCTCACCCGGGTCGGCGCGCATTCCAGCGTGTTGACCTGGGAGGAGCGGCGGGTACGCCGGGAGGTGCGGGCCACGGCGAACCGGTTGGCCAACTTCGACGACGCGAACCTGCGCCGGTCGGCGCGGGCGGCGGTGGCCGCCGCCGCCCGGGTGACCCGGGCGTTGGAGATCCTCGCCGACGACGCGCCGCGGCATCTGACCTCGGCCGGTCGGCTGCGGTTGGAGCACCGCCAGGCGTCGCTGGAGGAGTTGGGGGCGTTGGCCGATCCGCCGTTGACCAAGGACGCGATCGCCGGCCGGATTCGACGGCTGCTCGCGCTGGCCGACAAACGCGCCCACGATCTGGGCATTCCAGACACGGAGGATGCGGTGACGGCGGAGATGCTCGTCGGGTGA
- the gap gene encoding type I glyceraldehyde-3-phosphate dehydrogenase, with protein MTIRVGINGFGRIGRNFTRAVLASGADIQIVAFNDLGDTATTAHLLKYDSILGRLPYEVKASGDEITVGGHTIKALAERDPAKLPWGDLGADIVIESTGFFTDATKAKAHIDGGAKKVIISAPAKNEDFTVVLGVNDDQYDPAKHTIISNASCTTNCLAPMAKVLQDTFGIERGLMTTIHAYTQDQNLQDGPHSDLRRARAAALNIVPTSTGAAKAIGLVLPELKGKLDGYALRVPIPTGSATDLTVTVGRETSVEEVNAAVKAAAQGPLAGILTYTEDPIVSSDIVTDPASCIFDSGLTKVIGNQVKVVGWYDNEWGYSNRLADLVKLVGASL; from the coding sequence GTGACCATCCGGGTTGGCATCAACGGCTTCGGCCGGATCGGCCGTAACTTCACGCGGGCGGTGCTCGCCTCCGGCGCGGACATCCAGATTGTCGCCTTCAACGACCTGGGTGACACCGCGACCACCGCGCACCTGCTCAAGTACGACAGCATCCTCGGCCGGCTGCCCTACGAGGTGAAGGCCAGCGGCGACGAGATCACCGTCGGCGGCCACACCATCAAGGCGCTGGCCGAGCGGGATCCGGCGAAGCTGCCCTGGGGCGACCTGGGCGCCGACATCGTGATCGAGTCGACCGGCTTCTTCACCGACGCCACCAAGGCCAAGGCGCACATCGACGGCGGCGCCAAGAAGGTCATCATCTCGGCCCCGGCCAAGAACGAGGACTTCACCGTCGTGCTCGGCGTCAACGACGACCAGTATGACCCGGCCAAGCACACGATCATCTCGAACGCCTCCTGCACCACCAACTGCCTGGCACCGATGGCGAAGGTGCTGCAGGACACGTTCGGCATCGAGCGTGGTCTGATGACCACGATCCACGCGTACACCCAGGACCAGAACCTGCAGGACGGCCCGCACTCCGACCTGCGTCGGGCCCGCGCCGCCGCGCTGAACATCGTTCCGACCTCGACCGGTGCCGCCAAGGCGATCGGGCTGGTGCTGCCGGAGCTCAAGGGCAAGCTGGACGGTTACGCGCTGCGGGTGCCGATCCCGACCGGCTCGGCCACCGACCTGACCGTCACCGTCGGCCGCGAGACCAGCGTCGAAGAGGTCAATGCCGCGGTCAAGGCCGCCGCGCAGGGCCCGCTCGCCGGCATCCTCACCTACACCGAGGACCCGATCGTGTCGTCGGACATCGTCACCGACCCGGCGTCGTGCATCTTCGACTCCGGGCTGACCAAGGTGATCGGCAACCAGGTCAAGGTCGTCGGCTGGTACGACAACGAGTGGGGCTACTCCAACCGCCTGGCGGACCTGGTCAAGCTGGTGGGCGCGTCCCTGTGA